The following DNA comes from Metopolophium dirhodum isolate CAU chromosome 8, ASM1992520v1, whole genome shotgun sequence.
AAACCCATATCTCACTAACACTTCTGTTTGAAATtaagacataaaaaaatattatattatcaaaattaacattttttttatttaagtttttcatgaatatattgtattgtggtCCGTGAAACAATCAAAACTAATTAAAGACAGTTCCAACTTTTGTAAAGCTAAACGGAATCAAATATTGTGTGCTTTTATAggaattaagaaaaaacggacaAATGAGATAATCGATCTACTTTAAAGTGGCAGTCGAGTGTACCTGGTAATTTAGTAGGTCATTGTaatgattgtgttaaatttgaacaaCGATAAACCATTGTACCCGAAAAATTATTCTGAACGAAAATTGTCCATcgtcctataatattactaaggatacttaataatatatttttatattgctattaaaataatttattttattatattcatatggtaagttgaattaactTTTTCCGAAatcattgcatttgaaaatggtattatgagtataattttttattgtgcaTAATACGTAAAAGAATTGtccctacaaataatattttgaattacaacaaaataaataaaatcgttaccTATTCtttgtataggtaaatatacatatagtttcgtattattaataagtaatcacTACTTCCCTCATAAGCCAAatcaaaaagtttaataattattttcataacataaattaaagaaaaactgaATCTTTCATTTGGCATTTTTAGGACATTTTTCGTAAATATGGAAGTACAAATTGAAATTCATGAAGATAATAGTAGTTTCTGAAAATTTGATgctgtaattgaaaaatatatcggGTTTTAAAAAGTAACAAGTATTGTGAAACGAAAAactatatttgaaatacaaacaGTTAGTATATCTGAACCTGAAGAACTAACTGACGATGACATGGCTCACTGAAGTTCACTGCTTTGACTAATTTCTGAAGATActaaacaacaataaattaccaataacgatcatacaaaaatatataaaagaaaaacacacaaaccattttaaaataaatatattattatattataaattataatatactgatcgCTTTGCTCAGAGCATAAAATGCGGCTAAGCAAAATGTGAGATATAAATGAATAGAgccgaattattattacataataaaagttTGCCAAATgctgataatatataattttaatgttgcataaataaatattataaagtgtattaaatagaaatataaaatccCTTACCACTACATTTgtctaaacataaaaaaaactgtattaaataaatataataacattgcaATGTGGTgagtataatttaatgaatattacgTACATATTGTACAGAGTGTATAACAGGAAGGTCTggcaaataaaataactttgtttctaatcaatatttaaaattgttttttatatgtataatttaatgactCTTGTGCTATGGCTACACCACTTAACAATATAGAAGCGATACTAGATCAGCTGATCGGGCCACTGTATCCCTAAGGCACGATGTAGAGAAAATAAGGTGACACCGATACCATATCTTTCAATGGTACGATCATCGTTGAAATATACAGCTTATTGCATATTGACTTGGATTGTTATCATTAGAAACAAAATGGCTGCGCAAAGGGAtatcacaaatattaaattgtattatcataAACAATACGCCGACAAAACctatcaaattcaaaattcccgCGCATATGTACCtgattattattggctccctttaagctgtcatttttgtttttatcataaaatatttgattgagaatgggtatatattatcataggaCACTATAGAAGCAAAACTCGATCAGCTGATTGGGGTCTTGGTTACCTATGATCTGAAGTCTGAACCTACGAAAAACATGAAAACGGTTCCACGCACCAACACCATGTTAGACCCATTGTtaccaatattatgaaaacggtTCCAAGATTATGGGGTAGATAGTGGGGTATTCTACGCGGGGTCAGCTTGTTTACCATTCCCTATTTCACGTATGCCACGCCCCCCTGGCGATTGTTTCAAGGCCACAATCGCCCGATTCGGCCAATTTACGGAATTTCATACCCCTGATATTATAGACCTTATAattagggctgtgaatttaatgcactaaaaaaccttaaaaaatgcattaaaaatgtcaaaaatatgcaataaaatatgtacttaaaatgcaaaatatgcacttaaaatgcaaaaaggaatataaaatgccaaaaattatagtataatattgtaccatcCGTACTAAAAATATCACCGCCAAATTCATTGACGTACTTTCGTAATGTTGACGAGAAAAGCGGTTTTGATTTCGGCATTTTACAGTTAACACACTTCATTGTACACTCGCGAACGCCGAATAGGTACTAAacgatattatactgaaataccTACTAGGCTACTAATAACTTAATCTGGAAATTCGTGACTGATATACGATATGCCACAATAACTTATCTAAGTTATCTAGTTGTCTAGCAATTGCCTTATTTTATCGAATCGTTATCTTTACCTAACCCGTATATAGCGTGTGacttgtgtaaaatattatttaataaaatataaatttgacataatatatacagcccgtgtaaaataaaaaaaaaatgttttcaaacaaGTCAATTGAcggaatttgattaaaaatactagaaaatgaactaaaaaagcaaaatatgacctaaaaatgcgaaaaaatgaccttaaaaattaaaaacgtcaaaaaatgcaaaaatatgcaaaataaaagttttatagatgttattacataattcaaattatgtactCACAAAGCTATGTTTACtatcaccaaaaaaaaatgcactttcCTATGAATTCACagccctacttataatatattcatagacGGATAACGGGCTTAGTTCCAGCGAGCCCACGTGAGTGCGCTGTTCGACAATTAGTTAATACTCAATTACTATACCCACATCCGCAATAGAATTTCAGGTTGTGCGATCGGGTAGGTTAGGATGTATCAATCGTACAAGCACAGGCACTAGATAAGGAACCCCtacataatttacattgttataaCGAGTGAAGTTCAGCTGTGGACGGCCGCCAATTTGTCGGTTGGTGAAACATTTCGttcattatacaaaatgtattaggaataatagcgtttttaatggtaaaataaaatagtaaatgtaaaataatttgtataaaatatatttttttttgataccaacaggtttaaactttaaaaataataaaaaacaaaacaagatCAATCATAATTAATCTTATTTGCCATCTGAAATAGGTACCATAAAATTGCCAACCGACATTGAAGCTTCATGGAGAGAGTTCGCTATCTAGTACTACCTACCAATATAGAAATCGGTGTGTACAGGCGGTGTCACCTTATCTTCTCTACATTGTGCCCTATGGTATGATGGCCGATGGGACCCTAGGGACTCCAAAAGTTAAAACCGTATCATAATCTGATAGAATATTCGCAACGTGTACATGGGCGcccattggggggggggggcaagacAGGGCACTTCCCCCCCCCCtggaaaaaatttttatgaacttttagCTCAATAAATATTACCACAATATTACCTTATTACCGAGGAAATTTGTTGAAATCACTTTTAagatatgaaataagtataaaaatatactcattTTTACCGTAACATCATAGATAGCTAGATAGGTCGTAGTCTGTAGTTCGTTtacgtaaaattatttatcacagATAATTTGTGGTAAATCCATAAAGatcacaatataggtactacaaatattttatcagacAACATTAACTGCATTCTAGTCGTCTACTTTCTGTGTGACATTATATTTAGTGCTGACTGCTGAGTGTCattagtgattattatttttttaaattttcaatttttactatGGATATTTGAtcgtttttaagtaaaaaaaaatctgatgaAGATAATGCATCTGCTGTGCTTGAGCCACACACATCGAAAAATACAAGTATTTCTGCTCAAGTAAATTCAAACCCGGAATGTTCTACGTCAATAAATACGGTACCtacattaactattaattatacgcCAAATGATTGTGAGTCATATCCAGATTtaggattttatattaataaatcagaTTTATCAGatgaacttaaatataaattactaacaaaACCATATGTTCCTTctgataattatgattttaagaaTGACAGTATTGCACAAAAAAGGAATTTTAGAATTGAATGGCTTAAACAATATCGATGGTTAGTTTATTCTAGACATTTAAAAGGTGGTTTATGCAAACATTGTGTTGTTTTTCGTCCTGTCGTTAAAAGAGGATTATTAGGAGCGTTCATTGTAAGTGAATTTACCAAGTATAAAGATTTTCATTTTCACGCAAAAAAACATATGCAATCTGAATGGCATACGGATTTGGTTTCTCAATCaacagattttttaaaaattatgtccAACAAAGAAAAAAGTGTTACAGATCAATTAAATATTGCTCAACACTCACAAATtgaacaaaatagaaaaaagcTAGTCCCTATTTtgtcatcaataatattttgtgcgaCACATGATCTAGCAATTAGAGGCAAATTGAGCTGTAGTggaaattttcatgattttttaaaGTTTCGTGTTGAATCTGGAGTTAGTGTTCTGTCTGAGCATTTATCAACATGTCATAGTAAAGCTAAATATACCTCACATcgcattaaaaatgaattaattttactattaggaaATGTATTATGTGATCAAATTGTTCGAGAAGTAAATAGTAGCTTAAGTTTTTCACTGTTAGCCGACGAAACTTCCGATATTGCTGGCATTGAACAACTTTCGATTGGTGTTCGTTATGTTGATAGTTCAAAAACTATAAGAGAAGAATTTATAGGATTTAGTGCACTACAAACATTAGATGCAGTTGGTATAGCTACTTCTATTTTGACTTCTGTTGAAAAATACGGTTTGGATATGAATAAACTTGTTGGCTTGGGTTTTGACGGGTGTTCAGTAATAGCTGGAAAAGAAAATGGAGTtcagaaaataatttgtgataAATATTCTAAAGCAACATTTTTCCACTGTGCTTCGCATAGACTCAATCTCGTTGTAAATGATTTGAATGCAGTGacagaaatacaaaatactgtAGGAGTAATTAAagaggttattaatttttttcgtgaaaGTGTACTTCGTCGAAAATTGGTTACAAATATACCACTTTTGTGTGATACTCGTTGGTCTGCGAAATATAAATCTATTCGCATTTTTGCTgaaaactttattaatattaagtcagTTTTAGAAAAACTATCTCATAATAATGACTCAGATTTTAAAGTTAGCACCACTACTCGCACAAAAGCACACCAACTATTATGTGCGACATCAacatcacaatttattatatctttaaatattatatccaaataCTCAGCTCAATTAGAACCAGTTACAAAT
Coding sequences within:
- the LOC132950708 gene encoding zinc finger MYM-type protein 1-like; the encoded protein is MCKKKSDEDNASAVLEPHTSKNTSISAQVNSNPECSTSINTVPTLTINYTPNDCESYPDLGFYINKSDLSDELKYKLLTKPYVPSDNYDFKNDSIAQKRNFRIEWLKQYRWLVYSRHLKGGLCKHCVVFRPVVKRGLLGAFIVSEFTKYKDFHFHAKKHMQSEWHTDLVSQSTDFLKIMSNKEKSVTDQLNIAQHSQIEQNRKKLVPILSSIIFCATHDLAIRGKLSCSGNFHDFLKFRVESGVSVLSEHLSTCHSKAKYTSHRIKNELILLLGNVLCDQIVREVNSSLSFSLLADETSDIAGIEQLSIGVRYVDSSKTIREEFIGFSALQTLDAVGIATSILTSVEKYGLDMNKLVGLGFDGCSVIAGKENGVQKIICDKYSKATFFHCASHRLNLVVNDLNAVTEIQNTVGVIKEVINFFRESVLRRKLVTNIPLLCDTRWSAKYKSIRIFAENFINIKSVLEKLSHNNDSDFKVSTTTRTKAHQLLCATSTSQFIISLNIISKYSAQLEPVTNKLQVKSIDLYSVQNHIQD